Proteins from a genomic interval of Undibacterium parvum:
- a CDS encoding DUF2868 domain-containing protein gives MNQSFFRNIVLVQAIENADAERQILSEDDRRYASRSAHELAQWAAAEKQVALSSELFLQARAEQILKKLIERHAGLARLVAGKSRLAGLGWGLPLLAFLCGGLLDRMGDTHRVDLLAAPLLLIILWNLVVYLLLLVQMVFPQLGRTPWDALKRGAVFALAASPQLPRATPVVLASALTKFNAEWLVLSGPLLSARASRIIHLSAASFSLGVIASLYLRGMLSQYVAGWESTFLNAAQLHAILSMLFMPVQQLFSMPGFSLAQVQALQLAPLQIPHTDTSGYGALWVHLYASTLLLLVIIPRTLLALLGYARERWLGKHFSLNLAQPYFQTLTAKIGPAQVPLLRIFPYGFTLDEGREKILRAVAHSLLGEQVNVMLRPSTGYGVQLHAASKLDVSDKGSAGLTIVLFNLSATPEPENHAEFLNSFLQAGPRPASDQLARVLVLVDQSAYLERLGAQAGAEQRLHERIALWRQFCATQQAACMVLNLRELQKSSDDIGRGWPGAAGLAA, from the coding sequence ATGAATCAGTCGTTTTTCCGAAACATAGTGTTGGTGCAGGCGATAGAGAATGCGGACGCGGAGCGCCAGATTCTAAGCGAGGATGATAGACGCTACGCCAGTCGTAGTGCGCATGAGTTGGCGCAATGGGCGGCGGCCGAGAAGCAGGTGGCGCTTAGCTCTGAGTTGTTTCTGCAAGCGCGGGCCGAGCAAATTTTAAAAAAACTGATTGAACGTCATGCCGGTCTGGCGCGCTTGGTGGCGGGTAAGAGTCGCTTGGCAGGGCTAGGCTGGGGCTTACCTTTGCTGGCTTTTTTGTGCGGTGGCTTACTCGACCGGATGGGCGACACCCATAGAGTCGATTTGTTAGCGGCGCCTTTGCTGCTGATTATTTTGTGGAATTTAGTGGTCTATCTGTTGTTACTAGTGCAGATGGTTTTTCCTCAGTTGGGGCGTACTCCCTGGGATGCGCTTAAGCGTGGCGCGGTTTTTGCACTGGCCGCATCGCCGCAATTGCCGCGTGCTACGCCTGTGGTTCTGGCTAGCGCCCTGACTAAATTTAATGCGGAGTGGTTAGTGCTGAGCGGCCCGCTGCTGAGCGCCCGCGCCAGTCGCATCATCCATCTCAGCGCCGCCAGTTTTTCGCTGGGCGTGATTGCGTCTTTATATCTGCGTGGCATGCTGTCACAGTATGTGGCCGGATGGGAGAGTACTTTCCTCAATGCGGCGCAGCTACATGCGATTTTGTCGATGTTGTTTATGCCGGTGCAGCAGCTCTTTTCTATGCCGGGGTTTTCGCTGGCGCAAGTGCAGGCGCTGCAACTAGCACCACTGCAAATACCACACACCGACACCAGCGGCTACGGTGCTTTGTGGGTGCATTTATATGCCAGTACGCTCTTATTGCTGGTGATTATTCCAAGAACGCTACTCGCTTTGCTGGGGTATGCGCGGGAACGCTGGTTGGGCAAACATTTCAGTTTGAATCTGGCGCAGCCTTACTTTCAAACACTGACTGCAAAAATTGGCCCTGCGCAGGTGCCGCTGCTAAGAATTTTTCCTTATGGCTTTACCCTCGATGAGGGCCGTGAAAAAATTCTAAGGGCGGTGGCGCACAGCTTGCTCGGTGAGCAGGTGAATGTGATGTTGCGGCCCTCAACCGGCTATGGCGTGCAATTGCATGCTGCCTCGAAACTGGACGTGTCAGATAAAGGCAGCGCAGGATTGACGATCGTTTTATTTAATCTTAGCGCGACGCCAGAGCCAGAGAATCATGCTGAATTTTTAAACTCTTTCTTGCAGGCGGGTCCGCGGCCAGCGTCTGATCAGCTCGCCCGTGTGCTAGTGTTAGTGGACCAATCGGCTTATCTGGAACGGCTAGGTGCGCAAGCCGGAGCTGAGCAACGTCTGCATGAACGTATCGCCCTATGGCGGCAATTTTGTGCCACTCAGCAGGCCGCTTGCATGGTGCTCAATCTACGCGAGCTGCAGAAAAGTAGCGATGATATCGGGCGCGGCTGGCCTGGCGCTGCTGGCTTAGCAGCCTGA
- a CDS encoding DUF4160 domain-containing protein encodes MKFSEMSVEELKKTPWFHNVEPEQLKSFDDFAAWLEAILHNPCNVWEENGEMFLIEIKQLVAKVNGLKIEIYPDEHPPPHFHVKSPNIDASFNIENCNLLKGEIEGRDKKKIEYWHKHAKPLLIEIWNSTRPTNCSVGAYQGT; translated from the coding sequence ATGAAATTCTCCGAAATGTCAGTTGAAGAATTAAAAAAAACACCTTGGTTTCATAATGTCGAACCTGAGCAATTAAAATCATTTGATGATTTTGCTGCTTGGCTAGAGGCAATTCTTCATAACCCATGCAATGTATGGGAAGAAAATGGAGAAATGTTTCTAATTGAAATTAAGCAGCTTGTAGCTAAAGTAAATGGACTTAAAATAGAAATTTACCCAGATGAACACCCACCACCGCACTTTCATGTAAAGTCGCCAAACATTGATGCCAGTTTTAATATTGAAAATTGCAATTTGTTAAAGGGTGAAATTGAGGGCAGAGATAAAAAGAAAATAGAGTATTGGCACAAACATGCAAAACCTCTTCTAATTGAAATATGGAATTCAACAAGACCAACAAATTGTTCGGTAGGTGCTTATCAGGGCACCTAA
- a CDS encoding DUF1801 domain-containing protein: MAASKNPTLSSFEAVFALASEEQRPIVEALHQKILSVHPGAYMLAWPKQGIVSYGFGPRKMLDHYAYIGIQAKHTNLGFYRGTSLSDPAVLLEGTGKSLRHVKISTLAQVASPSVLALLKNAIAAQSTHAKSEA; this comes from the coding sequence ATGGCTGCCTCAAAAAATCCAACGCTTAGTTCCTTTGAAGCCGTGTTCGCACTTGCTTCCGAAGAGCAACGCCCAATAGTCGAGGCGCTTCATCAGAAAATCCTAAGCGTGCACCCAGGTGCCTACATGCTTGCTTGGCCAAAGCAAGGCATCGTCAGCTACGGCTTTGGTCCTCGAAAGATGCTTGATCACTATGCATATATAGGCATCCAAGCGAAGCACACAAATTTGGGCTTCTACCGCGGAACCTCGCTTTCCGATCCCGCAGTACTCCTTGAAGGAACTGGCAAATCCCTTCGTCACGTCAAAATCAGTACCCTCGCGCAGGTCGCCTCACCTTCAGTTTTGGCTCTGCTAAAAAATGCAATTGCCGCGCAAAGTACTCATGCGAAATCTGAGGCCTAA
- a CDS encoding CapA family protein produces the protein MNKSYFAFIAALIFAASAHAQQTAVKLLFVGDLMVDELPGQLIKQGKNPFAAFEAQFSQADLRFGNLECSVGNTGKRETKPFTFQAHPRVLSTIKQHFNAVSLANNHTGDYGPAAFGKMMDLLEKKGIPYFGGGRDVRAAHAPYVSEVKGVRIAILAYDDFFPRSFEALEDRPGVAWADDDQIVFDIRAAKTTHKADIVIVYPHWGWEHEKMASPRQIQLAHLMIEAGADAVVGGHPHVTQNIEIYQNKPIFYSLGNFIFNGFHTEDSQTGWALELMVDKDKKMEWKIHVAKLDKNGIPQYAGVLPAIEVAKLISQ, from the coding sequence ATGAATAAGTCTTATTTTGCGTTCATCGCGGCACTTATTTTTGCCGCTTCCGCGCATGCCCAGCAGACCGCTGTCAAGCTGTTATTTGTCGGCGATCTGATGGTCGATGAGTTGCCAGGGCAGCTCATTAAACAAGGCAAAAACCCTTTTGCGGCGTTTGAGGCCCAGTTTTCGCAAGCTGATCTGCGTTTCGGTAATTTGGAATGCAGCGTCGGTAATACCGGCAAACGCGAAACAAAACCGTTTACCTTTCAGGCGCATCCGCGCGTGTTATCGACCATCAAGCAGCATTTTAATGCGGTGTCCTTGGCGAATAATCACACTGGTGATTATGGTCCTGCTGCCTTTGGCAAGATGATGGATTTGTTAGAGAAAAAAGGGATTCCTTATTTTGGCGGAGGGCGCGATGTCCGTGCTGCGCATGCGCCTTATGTGAGCGAAGTTAAGGGCGTGCGCATTGCTATTTTGGCCTATGATGATTTTTTTCCTCGTAGCTTTGAAGCCTTGGAAGACCGGCCAGGCGTGGCGTGGGCCGATGATGATCAGATCGTGTTTGATATTCGTGCCGCCAAGACTACGCATAAGGCCGATATTGTGATTGTCTATCCGCATTGGGGTTGGGAGCATGAAAAAATGGCCTCACCACGTCAGATTCAATTGGCTCATTTGATGATAGAGGCGGGCGCAGACGCGGTTGTTGGCGGTCACCCGCATGTGACGCAAAATATCGAGATCTACCAAAACAAGCCGATATTTTACAGTCTGGGAAATTTCATATTCAATGGCTTTCACACGGAAGATTCACAGACGGGTTGGGCGCTGGAATTGATGGTGGATAAGGATAAAAAAATGGAGTGGAAGATCCACGTCGCCAAGCTCGATAAAAACGGCATTCCCCAATATGCGGGCGTATTGCCAGCAATCGAGGTCGCGAAGCTAATCTCACAATAG
- the tnpC gene encoding IS66 family transposase gives MDIATKLAQFNADPALTQWVMAQLNGAGLAQAEKAALQDQLRRKEHDLHVKECKIQALTLELAYHKRLKFSAKAEAFTVQQRDLFLECEQSDLAAMQAELAQLSSATTPRKPSPTGRRPLPAELPRIEHRHEPESCTCAQCGKDLIKIGEDISEQLDVEPARFFVHRHIRPQYACRACETVTAAAIPPAVIDRSLAAPGLLAWVVIQKYLDHLPLYRIEQISSRHGVGIARSTLAEWVGRIGVALQPLSDRLAEILKQGRVLHADETPVPLLDPGNGKTKRAYLWAYRSNALEDQPAIIVFDFQTGRSGSHARAFLRHWQGHLMVDDYAGYKALFALGITELACLAHARRKFFDLHAANGHPIANEALTRIAKLYHIEAEGKGDSIEQRQQRRATQALPELKAMHAWLIHTRQQSADGSSLAKAIDYSLKRWSAIERYANSGHLPIDNNPIENAIRPIAIGKKNWLFAGSERAGRQAAAIQSLLATAKANGIEPLAWLKGTLEKLPTHPNSRIDELLPLPC, from the coding sequence ATGGATATCGCCACCAAACTCGCCCAATTCAACGCTGACCCCGCACTGACTCAATGGGTGATGGCGCAGTTGAATGGGGCCGGACTGGCACAGGCGGAGAAGGCTGCTTTGCAGGATCAATTACGTCGCAAGGAGCACGATCTTCACGTCAAAGAATGCAAAATTCAAGCCTTGACTTTAGAACTGGCGTATCACAAACGTCTCAAATTCAGCGCAAAAGCCGAAGCGTTTACGGTACAACAACGCGACCTGTTTTTAGAGTGCGAACAAAGCGACCTGGCTGCGATGCAGGCCGAGCTTGCCCAATTATCTTCAGCGACAACACCACGTAAGCCAAGCCCTACCGGACGTAGGCCACTGCCAGCGGAACTGCCGCGCATTGAACATCGTCATGAGCCAGAAAGCTGCACCTGCGCTCAATGCGGCAAAGACCTGATCAAGATCGGTGAAGACATCAGTGAACAACTCGACGTCGAACCAGCACGCTTCTTTGTGCATCGGCATATTCGCCCTCAATACGCCTGTCGCGCTTGTGAGACAGTCACCGCAGCAGCCATTCCCCCGGCAGTGATCGATCGTAGTCTGGCGGCACCAGGATTATTGGCATGGGTGGTAATTCAAAAATATCTCGATCACTTACCACTGTATCGGATTGAGCAAATCAGCAGTCGACACGGTGTTGGCATTGCCCGCTCCACACTGGCCGAGTGGGTAGGACGGATTGGCGTCGCCCTGCAACCGCTCAGTGACCGGTTGGCAGAAATACTCAAGCAAGGACGAGTGCTGCATGCCGATGAAACCCCGGTGCCGCTGCTCGACCCCGGCAATGGTAAGACCAAGCGTGCCTATCTATGGGCATATCGCAGCAATGCCTTAGAAGACCAGCCTGCCATCATCGTGTTCGATTTCCAAACCGGACGCAGTGGCAGTCATGCGCGCGCGTTTCTGCGGCATTGGCAAGGCCATCTTATGGTGGATGATTATGCCGGCTACAAAGCCCTGTTCGCGCTGGGCATCACCGAACTGGCCTGCCTGGCGCACGCCCGTCGCAAATTCTTCGACCTGCACGCCGCCAATGGGCATCCGATTGCCAATGAGGCACTTACACGCATTGCAAAGCTGTATCACATTGAGGCCGAGGGTAAAGGCGACAGTATCGAACAACGACAACAACGACGTGCTACACAGGCGCTGCCAGAACTCAAAGCGATGCATGCCTGGCTGATTCACACACGCCAACAGAGCGCCGATGGCAGCAGTCTCGCCAAAGCCATCGACTACAGCCTCAAACGCTGGAGCGCGATTGAACGCTACGCCAATAGCGGTCATCTGCCAATCGACAATAATCCGATTGAAAACGCCATTCGCCCTATTGCCATTGGCAAAAAGAACTGGCTCTTCGCCGGTTCTGAACGAGCAGGCCGACAAGCTGCCGCCATTCAAAGCCTGCTCGCCACCGCGAAAGCCAATGGCATAGAACCTTTGGCATGGCTTAAAGGCACACTCGAAAAATTACCGACGCATCCAAACAGCCGGATTGATGAACTGCTACCGCTGCCTTGTTAA
- the tnpB gene encoding IS66 family insertion sequence element accessory protein TnpB (TnpB, as the term is used for proteins encoded by IS66 family insertion elements, is considered an accessory protein, since TnpC, encoded by a neighboring gene, is a DDE family transposase.) — protein MSLPLTPAQVYLAVEPIDMRSGVDGLSLHVQESLGKPPCDGSAYAFRNKNSTRIKLLIWDGTGVWLCMRRLHKARFVWPQSHDAACVLSNEEWQWLTTGVDWPRLNASPQSNWRV, from the coding sequence ATGAGCCTGCCACTGACTCCGGCACAGGTGTATCTCGCTGTCGAACCGATCGATATGCGCAGCGGTGTTGACGGACTTTCCCTGCATGTACAAGAAAGTTTGGGTAAGCCACCTTGCGATGGCAGTGCCTATGCATTTCGTAACAAGAATAGCACCCGCATCAAGCTATTGATCTGGGATGGCACCGGTGTTTGGTTATGTATGCGACGCTTGCACAAAGCTCGCTTCGTCTGGCCGCAGAGCCATGATGCGGCGTGTGTCTTGTCGAACGAAGAATGGCAATGGCTCACCACGGGCGTTGACTGGCCCCGACTTAATGCGTCGCCACAATCGAATTGGCGCGTATAA
- the tnpA gene encoding IS66 family insertion sequence element accessory protein TnpA has product MNFNPLKVAFWTKHQQHWAESGLSLSAYCRREAIGYSTFYTWRKRLASIVIDQSVTLATPAVKSSVVSQAKHTSLTTIASTSPRPAMKPCKLVPVSIRASLPEIVLCSPAGWQVTISNHVDLPVLAQLLRQLP; this is encoded by the coding sequence ATGAATTTCAATCCTCTCAAAGTGGCGTTTTGGACTAAGCATCAGCAGCACTGGGCTGAGAGCGGCTTATCACTGAGCGCGTATTGTCGACGTGAAGCCATCGGCTACTCCACGTTTTATACCTGGCGCAAACGCCTCGCTTCCATCGTTATTGATCAAAGCGTCACACTTGCCACACCCGCTGTAAAATCGTCAGTAGTTTCTCAAGCTAAGCACACCTCCCTCACGACAATCGCATCGACATCGCCGCGGCCAGCCATGAAGCCTTGCAAGTTGGTGCCGGTGTCGATCAGGGCATCACTTCCCGAGATTGTCTTGTGCAGCCCGGCCGGTTGGCAGGTGACTATTTCTAACCATGTTGACTTACCCGTGTTGGCGCAATTGCTGCGGCAACTACCATGA
- a CDS encoding RelA/SpoT family protein, giving the protein MVSISATSSDSPLLEGLSESESERVMAALEFVTPYYENCSVITEQNALQFVQGVVATLAMLKTDVDTRIAGLLFELPELNPHAAEQIEARFGHEIANLVSSIRRLMRLRDAALTQHDVGRGKDAAEKMATQMETLRKMVLAMATDMRVVLVRLASRVTTLRYFADCKREDGLAQQFASETMDLYAPLANRLGVWQLKWELEDLSFRFLEPVQYKRIAKMLEEKRLERESFVVTAIARLERELAAVGVKAEVSGRPKHIYSIWKKMRGKDVNFDELYDVRAFRVIVDDVKDCYTVLGIVHNAWTPITKEFDDYISRPKANGYKSLHTVVVVEDGRPLEVQIRTREMHQFAEYGVAAHWRYKEAGGSNFSAQEYDSKIAWLRELLAWKSEVADVVVGQEELQREWVEKIKAASLDDRIYVLTPQARVIELPSGATPVDFAYHLHTDVGHRCRGARVDNVMVPLNTALKNGQTVEIITLKVGSNQTGPSRDWMGADYSASSRTRSKIRAWFNLIDQQETLGNGRALVEKTLQREGKTAVNLDELARKLAFANVDDLFLAVGKEEFSLRQIENVLRDQPEPVVLDEISITNKSKASSVTRGAKSGVLVVGTDGLMTQLARCCKPAPPDDIVGFVTRGKGVSIHRLNCKNFAEMRNKAPERVIHTTWGEHGKETVYPVDIFVLAQDRQGLLRDISEVFSREKINVIGVNTQSAKSQARMSFTAEIGGTAQLQKALAVIREVSGVQEVRRQ; this is encoded by the coding sequence ATGGTATCGATCTCAGCGACATCCTCAGATTCTCCCTTGTTGGAGGGCTTGTCCGAGTCAGAGTCTGAAAGGGTCATGGCGGCCCTGGAATTTGTCACCCCTTACTACGAAAATTGCAGTGTCATTACTGAGCAAAACGCCTTGCAATTTGTGCAGGGCGTAGTCGCCACTCTGGCCATGCTAAAAACCGATGTCGATACCCGTATCGCTGGCCTGCTGTTTGAATTGCCCGAGCTCAATCCGCACGCTGCCGAGCAGATCGAAGCGCGCTTTGGTCACGAGATCGCTAATTTGGTTTCTAGCATACGTCGCCTGATGCGCCTGCGCGATGCCGCGCTGACTCAGCACGATGTAGGCCGCGGCAAAGACGCTGCCGAAAAAATGGCGACCCAAATGGAAACCCTGCGCAAGATGGTATTGGCGATGGCGACCGATATGCGGGTGGTGCTGGTGCGCCTCGCTTCGCGCGTGACCACGCTGCGCTATTTTGCCGATTGCAAGCGCGAGGATGGTCTGGCCCAGCAATTTGCCAGCGAGACCATGGACTTGTATGCGCCATTGGCGAACCGCCTCGGGGTCTGGCAACTGAAATGGGAGCTGGAGGATTTATCTTTCCGCTTTTTAGAGCCGGTTCAGTACAAACGCATCGCCAAAATGCTGGAAGAAAAACGCCTGGAGCGCGAGAGTTTCGTGGTCACGGCGATTGCCAGACTAGAGAGAGAGTTGGCGGCAGTCGGCGTCAAGGCCGAAGTCTCGGGTCGGCCCAAGCACATCTATAGCATCTGGAAAAAAATGCGCGGCAAGGACGTCAACTTCGACGAGTTGTACGATGTGCGCGCGTTTCGTGTCATCGTCGATGACGTCAAGGATTGCTATACCGTGCTGGGCATCGTGCATAACGCCTGGACCCCGATCACTAAAGAATTTGACGACTATATTTCGCGCCCGAAAGCGAACGGCTACAAATCTCTGCACACCGTGGTGGTGGTCGAAGATGGCCGCCCGCTAGAGGTGCAGATCCGTACGCGCGAGATGCATCAATTTGCCGAATATGGAGTGGCGGCACATTGGCGCTATAAAGAAGCGGGCGGCTCCAACTTCTCGGCGCAAGAATACGATAGTAAGATCGCCTGGCTACGCGAACTTTTGGCCTGGAAATCCGAGGTTGCCGATGTGGTGGTCGGGCAAGAAGAATTACAGCGTGAATGGGTAGAAAAAATCAAGGCGGCCTCGCTGGACGACCGCATCTATGTGCTAACCCCGCAGGCGCGTGTGATCGAGCTACCTAGCGGTGCCACGCCGGTCGATTTTGCCTATCATTTGCATACCGATGTCGGCCATCGTTGCCGTGGTGCGCGCGTCGACAATGTCATGGTGCCCCTGAATACCGCTTTGAAAAACGGTCAAACGGTAGAGATCATCACACTCAAAGTCGGCTCGAATCAAACCGGGCCTTCACGCGATTGGATGGGCGCAGATTATTCGGCCAGTAGCCGCACCCGCAGCAAAATCCGCGCATGGTTTAACCTGATTGATCAGCAAGAGACGCTAGGTAACGGCCGTGCCCTGGTCGAAAAAACCTTGCAGCGTGAGGGCAAGACCGCGGTTAATCTCGATGAATTGGCGCGCAAACTGGCCTTTGCCAATGTCGATGATTTGTTTTTGGCGGTAGGCAAAGAAGAGTTTAGCCTGCGCCAGATAGAAAACGTCTTGCGCGATCAGCCAGAGCCGGTAGTGCTGGATGAAATCAGTATCACCAATAAAAGCAAGGCATCGAGCGTCACGCGCGGCGCTAAATCGGGCGTGTTGGTGGTCGGCACCGATGGCTTGATGACGCAATTGGCGCGCTGCTGTAAACCAGCACCGCCGGACGATATCGTCGGTTTTGTGACGCGCGGCAAGGGTGTCTCTATCCATCGTTTAAATTGCAAAAATTTTGCCGAGATGCGCAATAAGGCACCGGAGCGGGTGATCCACACCACCTGGGGCGAGCATGGCAAAGAGACCGTTTATCCGGTAGATATTTTTGTACTGGCGCAAGACCGGCAGGGGCTGCTCAGAGATATTTCTGAGGTCTTTTCACGCGAAAAAATCAATGTCATCGGGGTCAATACGCAAAGCGCCAAGTCGCAAGCCCGCATGTCATTTACCGCCGAAATCGGCGGCACCGCACAACTGCAAAAAGCGCTGGCAGTGATACGCGAAGTGAGTGGGGTGCAAGAGGTGCGGCGTCAGTGA
- a CDS encoding RidA family protein has product MSIQRLHVGPRLSETAIFNRTVYLAGQIPDDVSQDIVGQTEQVLAHVDRLLAEAGSDKTQILMCQIFLTDINDIGGMNQAWDAWVAAGHTPPRATVQAALANAAWRIEVVVTAAQK; this is encoded by the coding sequence ATGAGTATTCAAAGGTTACATGTAGGGCCGCGTTTGTCTGAGACCGCCATCTTTAATCGCACCGTGTATCTGGCCGGGCAGATACCGGATGATGTCAGCCAAGACATCGTTGGCCAGACCGAGCAAGTGCTGGCGCATGTGGATAGATTATTGGCAGAAGCGGGTAGCGATAAAACGCAGATCTTGATGTGCCAGATTTTTTTGACCGACATCAATGACATAGGCGGCATGAATCAGGCGTGGGACGCCTGGGTCGCTGCTGGTCATACGCCGCCACGTGCCACGGTACAGGCCGCCTTGGCGAATGCCGCATGGCGTATCGAGGTGGTGGTGACTGCCGCGCAAAAATAG
- a CDS encoding alpha/beta fold hydrolase — protein sequence MQAIRKSVQCLSPAGLHQMSYKEWGDPANSKVLICVHGITRVADDFDVLAPAMADEYRVICPDVVGRGQSGGLRNPLHYQIPQYVSDMVTLLARVNAETLDWFGTSMGGLIGMGLASLPDTPIRKLVLNDVGPSLNVEAIARIGEYIGQDVRFASFDEAAAYIRSISLSFGPHSEQQWNKLASDVLKQNAQGQWIRHYDLGLAIPVKNTTPELAAAAQTMLWQAYDAIRCPTLLVRGSESDLLTAEAAQQMTQRGPRPQLIELPGVGHAPTFVQDDQIAVAREFLLN from the coding sequence ATGCAAGCCATCCGCAAATCAGTGCAATGTCTGTCGCCCGCAGGTCTGCACCAGATGTCGTATAAAGAATGGGGCGATCCTGCCAATTCCAAGGTCTTAATCTGCGTGCATGGGATTACCCGTGTAGCGGATGACTTTGATGTGCTGGCGCCCGCCATGGCCGACGAGTATCGCGTGATTTGTCCCGATGTTGTCGGGCGCGGGCAATCAGGCGGCTTGCGTAATCCGCTGCACTATCAAATTCCGCAATACGTCAGCGATATGGTGACGCTGTTGGCGCGCGTCAACGCCGAAACCCTAGATTGGTTTGGTACCTCGATGGGCGGTTTGATAGGCATGGGGCTGGCATCTTTGCCGGATACGCCTATCCGAAAATTGGTCTTGAATGATGTCGGACCCTCGCTCAATGTAGAGGCGATCGCGCGCATCGGTGAGTACATAGGCCAGGATGTGCGCTTTGCCAGCTTTGATGAGGCGGCTGCCTATATCCGTTCAATTTCTCTTTCGTTTGGTCCGCATAGCGAGCAGCAATGGAATAAATTAGCGAGCGACGTGTTAAAGCAAAACGCTCAGGGGCAGTGGATACGCCACTACGATTTAGGTCTGGCGATACCGGTCAAGAACACCACGCCAGAGTTGGCAGCGGCAGCGCAAACCATGCTGTGGCAGGCTTACGATGCAATACGCTGCCCGACCTTGCTGGTGCGCGGTAGTGAATCTGATTTATTAACCGCCGAGGCGGCGCAGCAGATGACCCAGCGCGGTCCGCGCCCGCAATTAATTGAGTTGCCAGGGGTGGGCCATGCACCGACCTTTGTGCAGGACGATCAAATCGCCGTGGCCAGAGAATTTTTACTAAATTAA
- a CDS encoding 3-hydroxybutyrate dehydrogenase yields the protein MSALTLKDKTALVTGSTSGIGLGIARSLAAAGANIMLNGFGELEQINAIRADLEKEFGVKTAYHNADMSQAAQIAAMMEVAMQEFGGVDVLVNNAGIQHVANIEDFPVEKWDAIIAINLTSAFHTTRLALPSMKAKNWGRIINLASVHGLVASAQKSAYVAAKHGLVGFTKTTALETAHTGITCNAICPGWVLTPLVQKQVDARALAEGLSNEDAKKSLLAEKQPSGEFVTPEQLGALAVFFCSEAGNQIRGVAWNMDGGWVAQ from the coding sequence ATGTCCGCTCTCACACTAAAAGACAAAACTGCATTAGTTACAGGATCTACTTCAGGAATAGGATTGGGGATAGCCCGCAGTCTGGCCGCTGCCGGCGCCAATATCATGCTCAATGGCTTTGGCGAGCTAGAGCAAATCAATGCGATCCGCGCCGACCTGGAAAAAGAGTTTGGAGTCAAAACCGCTTACCACAATGCCGATATGAGCCAGGCTGCGCAAATCGCAGCCATGATGGAAGTGGCCATGCAAGAGTTCGGCGGCGTCGATGTGCTAGTCAACAATGCGGGGATACAACATGTGGCCAATATTGAAGATTTCCCAGTTGAAAAATGGGATGCCATCATCGCCATCAATCTCACTTCCGCCTTCCATACCACACGTTTGGCGCTGCCCTCCATGAAGGCCAAAAACTGGGGCCGCATTATCAATTTAGCCTCGGTGCATGGCCTGGTCGCCTCGGCGCAGAAATCAGCCTATGTGGCGGCCAAACACGGTCTGGTCGGCTTCACCAAAACGACCGCACTCGAGACTGCCCACACTGGCATCACTTGCAATGCGATCTGCCCGGGTTGGGTATTGACACCCCTGGTGCAAAAACAAGTCGATGCACGCGCACTTGCAGAGGGACTCAGCAATGAAGACGCTAAAAAGTCTTTGCTAGCCGAAAAACAACCGTCTGGTGAGTTTGTGACCCCTGAACAACTCGGTGCGCTGGCAGTATTTTTTTGCAGCGAAGCCGGCAATCAAATCCGTGGCGTGGCCTGGAATATGGATGGCGGTTGGGTCGCGCAATAA
- a CDS encoding DUF3617 domain-containing protein, translating into MSLYRKMIPLSLLSALIASLAFGNAYAAGKMKPGLWEMHMQSDEMKNMPQISPEQMEQMKKMGVKMPTMQDGGMAVKVCVSKEMSEQEQPPLAQKQHSGCTPQNMKQNGNEYSMELVCDGPELKGIGMVKGSYNGSDSMRSSYDFKGVSHGKPMTQHMESKGKWLAADCGDVKPAGVMPKK; encoded by the coding sequence ATGTCGCTATATCGCAAAATGATTCCTCTCTCTCTTCTCTCGGCACTCATTGCATCGCTCGCCTTTGGCAATGCCTACGCCGCGGGCAAAATGAAGCCTGGCCTGTGGGAAATGCACATGCAATCGGATGAGATGAAAAATATGCCGCAAATCTCGCCCGAGCAAATGGAGCAAATGAAAAAAATGGGCGTCAAAATGCCCACCATGCAAGATGGCGGCATGGCGGTAAAAGTCTGTGTCAGCAAAGAAATGTCCGAGCAAGAACAGCCACCGCTGGCGCAGAAACAGCATTCCGGATGCACCCCGCAGAATATGAAACAAAACGGCAATGAGTATTCTATGGAGCTAGTCTGCGACGGCCCCGAGCTCAAAGGCATAGGCATGGTAAAAGGCAGTTACAACGGCAGCGACAGCATGCGCTCTAGCTATGACTTCAAAGGCGTATCGCACGGCAAACCCATGACGCAGCACATGGAAAGCAAGGGCAAATGGCTAGCCGCCGATTGTGGCGATGTCAAGCCAGCGGGCGTAATGCCGAAGAAGTAA